One genomic region from Pempheris klunzingeri isolate RE-2024b chromosome 4, fPemKlu1.hap1, whole genome shotgun sequence encodes:
- the npat gene encoding protein NPAT isoform X3, with translation MLLPSDVARLVLGYLQEEGLSATSQAFIHESPNLKEYADHTIGDGAIPACLFSVFGKGLTTILNEYMAVKTKESCHEVPAMMTSLWKKLDFTLNQIKSLQNSPAISACQRTRSRLGVANMARQRVLTSAGGVASLSISETSSIMSPSNTSHSMLCHSTPMSYTAPHTRTATGSGTHQQIHDVSRLANTPKDSPVQVIVSEQRQNPGPMSPGRRKWDTPRKRSGAASGSTGPGRCATTASSLNAEPQPEEAGDENFPQLVIQNARDKILGDRSLQEKLAENINKILASDPTPQTTKASSSTMEADQSIDEILGLQGEIHMSDDAIHDILEQTESDPAFQALFDLFEYNKSRPDGEPGDGDISSSPEESEPAEPSSTVRPLQSDDRGSTNTDANASDTTAVVTKMRAGQERKTRKSTAPTLLKKTVLGPSGRASRIENSSARLLVSHGEQQDVSSVSSAALVSTRKEKTSFFNDSVFVTPMDIDEYTPPPPSDSLATQEPASKDSTSITTALNEPTTAPLSRASAAFAAPDTTSASNVDKKQERKQAQGTEEQPAAPTSSALITPGSPTSASTSATLTATPASSTPASPASSSSCTPVGAASHPPATNSTAPNKAEGDSNIISLKIIISEPQDHIDNLDKDPSSDTDLNQAIPNIPGDKIPTIYLSSPAKSPGGPGTSKANMDEAALAVSGLQCSEANASPLSSKAGALVASPLTRISQPQQNYIIQLPLDTTNPALQGATASYFLVTETPNTDAQTRQVLLSSGVSKGQSLPTNQYGVTTPTLSQGYSTGSALILPSPVKPVMLPVSVMGQKTLGNVQMLSNQLIAVPSPVPVQQSELVKPRPPMVAVKQTAAPGTEQLLVNKLVQPVLAENTGQQDTAKGSCHRRILCFDSSAEVQPQTAKTTRAPFPPVTNAFTSKSVQQTEKGNPQSVTRTKPAILGGNKPKRRVQPVRCSAGDQAGRGFMKEAEKSMPPQQHQKDAVKKNSRKQDHSTHNQESQSPSTSQVDASQPETLKKSESGRRSKSVDMKHNHDKDGNGAKTKDSSSKEKEESCRKDSTEKAPAKPREGRTEKRTPSQEMPNVTANKENEMKGSMEEQPTPSSSASRDVGAPAVTQPASSPQSKATKAPSKTTSLAKQAAEMLQDIQGLNSPSTPGKRPGKGSSDLSLPPTPGSGRNQEETSDCPRTPACQKKVKDGDGTPKHLKPPNTPDVPTCSPASEAGSENSINMAAHTLMILSRAAIARTGTPLKDSLRQEGQGEKSPTSSKNSKKRKPSSPTASPPAKKDRERKKLVDCFPLDLDVDKFLSSLHYDE, from the exons ATGTTGTTACCGTCCGACGTCGCCCGGCTTGTTTTGG GGTACCTGCAAGAAGAGGGACTGTCCGCTACAAGCCAGGCTTTCATTCATGAGAGCCCAAACCTGAAAGAGTATGCTGACCACACCATAGGAGATGGGGCTATccctgcttgtttgttt TCTGTCTTTGGGAAAGGCCTAACAACCATCTTAAATGAGTACATGGCTGTCAAAACAAAAG AATCTTGTCATGAGGTGCCTGCCATGATGACTTCGTTGTGGAAAAAGCTGGATTTTACTCTCAACCAGATCAA GTCATTGCAGAACTCTCCGGCTATATCAGCATGTCAAAGAA CACGGTCACGCCTCGGAGTGGCAAACATGGCTAGACAGAGGGTCTTGACTTCAGCCGGTGGTGTCGCCTCCTTGTCAATTTCTGAAACAAGCTCCATCATGAGCCCCTCCAACACCTCCCACAGCATGCTCTGCCACTCCACCCCCATGAGCTACACTGCCCCACACACCCGAACAGCTACTGGCAGTGGCACGCACCAGCAGATCCATGATGTCAGCCGCTTAGCAAACACACCCA AGGATTCACCTGTACAGGTAATTGTCTCAGAACAAAGGCAAAATCCAGGCCCAATGTCTCCTGGACGACGGAAATG GGACACGCCCAGAAAGAGAAGTGGTGCTGCGAGTGGTTCCACTGGCCCTGGCAGATGTGCCACAACTGCCAGTAGTCTCAATGCAGAACCCCAACCTGAGGAGGCTGGTGATGAGAACTTTCCT CAACTTGTGATTCAAAATGCACGTGACAAGATATTGGGGGACAGATCACTACAGGAGAAGCTtgctgaaaacatcaacaaaatcCTCGCCAG CGATCCAACGCCCCAAACAACAAAGGCCTCTTCAAGTACAATGGAGGCAGACCAGTCTATAGATGAAATCCTAGGACTGCAG GGGGAAATCCACATGAGTGACGATGCCATCCATGACATTTTGGAGCAAACAGAGTCTGATCCAGCTTTTCAGGCCCTCTTTGACCTCTTTGAATACA ATAAATCTAGACCCGATGGAGAACCGGGGGATGGAGATATTAGCAGTAGTCCAGAAGAGAGTGAGCCTGCTGAACCTTCATCAACAGTCAGACCCCTTCAGAGTGACGATCGAG gcagcacaaacacagatgctaATGCTTCGGATACAACAGCAGTGGTTACAAAGATGAGAGCTGGACAAGAGCGCAAGACCAGAAAGTCTACTGCTCCCACCCTGCTTAAGAAAACAGTTCTTGGCCCCAGTGGCAGAGCATCGAGAATTGAAAACAGTTCAGCCAGACTTTTAGTGAGTCATGGGGAGCAGCAAGATGTCTCATCTGTCTCATCTGCTGCATTGGTCTCgaccagaaaagaaaaaacctcATTCTTCAATGACAGTGTTTTTGTCACACCGATGGATATTGATGAATAtacacccccccctccttcagACAGCTTGGCCACTCAGGAGCCAGCCTCTAAGGACAGCACCTCCATCACAACTGCCCTCAATGAACCAACCACAGCTCCTTTGTCAAGAGCCTCTGCTGCATTTGCAGCTCCAGACACAACATCCGCCTCTAATGTGGACAAAAAACAGGAGCGTAAACAAGCACAAGGAACTGAAGAGCAACCTGCTGCACCCACATCTTCAGCTCTGA TAACACCTGGCTCCCCCACAtctgcctccacctctgcaACGCTCACAGCTACACCCGCCTCTTCAACACCTGCCTCGcctgcatcctcctcctcttgtacCCCAGTTGGTGCAGCAAGTCATCCTCCAGCCACCAACTCCACCGCCCCAAACAAGGCTGAAGGTGATTCCAATATAATTTCTTTGAAAATCATCATATCCGAGCCCCAGGACCACATTGATAACCTAGATAAGGATCCTTCCAGTGACACAGACTTGAATCAGGCAATTCCTAACATTCCTGGAGACAAGATACCCACCATCTATCTTTCCTCTCCAGCGAAGTCCCCTGGAGGCCCTGGCACGTCAAAAGCCAACATGGACGAGGCGGCACTGGCAGTGAGTGGCCTACAGTGCTCTGAGGCAAACGCTAGTCCTCTCAGCAGTAAGGCTGGGGCTTTAGTGGCATCCCCATTAACAAGGATATCACAGCCCCAGCAAAACTACATAATTCAACTACCTCTGGACACCACTAACCCTGCCCTCCAAGGAGCCACTGCCAGCTATTTCCTTGTGACTGAAACCCCAAATACAGATGCTCAAACCAGACAGGTGCTATTGTCTTCTGGGGTCTCAAAGGGGCAGTCTTTGCCCACCAACCAGTATGGTGTGACCACACCAACTCTCTCTCAAGGCTATTCCACCG GGTCAGCACTCATCTTACCATCACCTGTTAAGCCTGTGatgcttcctgtttctgtcatGGGGCAGAAAACCCTGGGGAACGTCCAGATGTTGTCCAATCAG CTCATTGCCGTACCAAGCCCAGTACCGGTGCAGCAGTCAGAACTTGTCAAGCCCAGACCTCCCATGGTGGCAGTCAAACAGACTGCAGCTCCTG GCACTGAGCAGCTTCTGGTTAATAAGTTGGTTCAACCTGTGTTGGCTGAAAACACAGGCCAGCAGGATACAGCAAAGGGCTCTTGTCACAGGAGAATATTATGTTTTGACTCTTCTGCTGAAGTTCAACcacaaactgcaaaaacaacTAGAGCCCCTTTCCCTCCAGTTACAAATGCATTTACATCAAAATCTGTCCAGCAGACTGAGAAAGGTAATCCGCAGTCAGTCACTCGAACAAAGCCAGCTATCTTGGGTGGCAACAAGCCCAAGAGGAGGGTACAACCTGTCAGATGCTCGGCAGGTGACCAGGCTGGAAGAGGCTTCatgaaggaggcagagaagtCCATGCCTCCACAACAGCACCAGAAAGATGCTGTTAAAAAGAACTCTCGCAAACAAGATCATAGCACCCATAACCAAGAGTCTCAAAGTCCAAGTACCAGCCAGGTTGATGCCTCACAGCCTGAGACTTTGAAAAAGTCAGAATCAGGAAGGAGATCAAAATCTGTCGACATGAAACACAATCATGATAAAGATGGTAATGGAGCAAAAACTAAAGATTCTTCAtcaaaggagaaagaggagagttGCAGGAAAGACTCTACAGAAAAAGCTCCCGCTAAACCACGTGAGGGGCGAACAGAAAAGAGGACTCCCTCCCAGGAGATGCCAAATGTGACCGCTAACAAAGAGAACGAAATGAAGGGTAGCATGGAAGAGCAGCCAACACCTTCGTCGTCTGCATCAAGAGACGTTGGCGCTCCAGCTGTTACCCAGCCTGCATCTAGTCCTCAGTCCAAGGCTACAAAAGCCCCCTCAAAGACCACCTCTCTGGCCAAACAGGCAGCTGAGATGCTGCAGGACATCCAGGGGCTCAACTCTCCTTCCACCCCCGGCAAGAGGCCCGGAAAAGGCAGCTCAGACCTAAGTCTTCCCCCGACCCCTGGGTCTGGCCGTAACCAGGAGGAGACTTCTGACTGTCCCAGGACTCCTGCCTGTCAGAAGAAGGTTAAAGATGGAGATGGGACTCCAAAGCATCTAAAGCCTCCCAACACCCCGGATGTCCCCACCTGCAGCCCAGCCAGTGAGGCGGGCAGTGAAAACAGCATAAACATGGCTGCTCACACACTCATGATTCTTTCACGTGCCGCCATCGCCAGGACAGGCACTCCGCTGAAGGACAGTTTGCGCCAGGAGGGACAAGGAGAAAAGTCTCCCACAAGCTCAAAGAATTCTAAGAAACGCAAACCATCTTCGCCCACAGCCAGCCCGCCTGCAAAGAAAGACAGG GAAAGGAAGAAACTCGTAGATTGCTTCCCCCTTGACTTGGATGTGGATAAGTTCCTGTCTTCACTTCACTATGATGAGTGA